Within Deltaproteobacteria bacterium RIFCSPHIGHO2_02_FULL_44_16, the genomic segment GACGCACAGGATTAAATCCGGAAATAATGACAGCCTCAGGAGTATCATCGATCATAATATCAACACCAGTCGCTGCTTCAAGGGCCCGGATATTACGCCCTTCACGACCAATGATTCTTCCTTTCATCTCATCGTTTGGGAGTTGGACAACGGAGACTGTTCGTTCCGCACTATATTCAGAAGCAAGACGTTCAATCGCAATTGAGATAATATGTTTCGCTTTTTTATCAGCATCCTCTTTTACCTGCTGTTCGATTTCCTGAATCCTCTTCGCAGCATCTCTCTTCACTTCCTCAAGCAACGCATCTTTTAATTCTCGTTTTGCATCTTCAGCTGAAAGACCACTGACACGTTCAAGAGATTTTTTGATTTCAGAAACAAGATCGGCATAACGTTTTTCAAGACCTTCGGCGTGACGTTGCCGATCCGTAAGAGACTGTTCCTTAGATTTGAGTTCATCTCCCTTTTTTTCCAATGTCTCAAAACGTTTCTCCAGTGCATCTTCTTTTGTTTGAAGACGTTTTTCAGTTTGATGAAACTCTTCTTGTCGACGCTGCATCTCTCGCTCAAGAACTTCTTTGGCTTTCAGCTGCGCCTCTTTCGCTTCAAGCTCAGCCTCTTTTCGAATCGAGTCAGCTTTGGCACCGGCATCTTTTAAAATTTCTTCTACTCTCTGTTTGGCATCATGAAGTTTTGTTTTGCCAATCCGATTTCGGAAAAAGATTCCAAGACCAACGCCAATACCCAACGATGCTATAAAAACGATTGCAACGATCCAAAGTTCAATCATCACCATGCCTCCTTGTGGACGTAAAAATAAATTTTCGGGGAATGTGGATCTGATAATGCGTTAAGCGGGCAAAACAAAAATCACCTTCTGAAATCTTAACACTGAGGTAGTGTTTGTTTCATGTGCCACTTACGCAATCTTAATTCTATACACTCAAAAAGAATCATGGAGAACTTAAGCTCTCATCATTTCATCATCCAGGTTCACCCGTACTACGAACGCATCATCTGATAAAAAAAAACCCCCGTCAAGGCCGTGTGGCATCACCATTTTGAACCCTGAAAATCAGGTGGGAATCATATTGCTGCTTCAGGCTTCCCCCGCACCATAAACTCTAAGAGCACTCTCTTAGAGTCAACGGCACAGGGGCATGCTCACCACAACAAGAGACAATCCCCAAACGGTGCCTGTAGGTTCTAAATGAAAAAACACCAAACTCGTACCTCACAGGGGCTTTTTTTCAATTAGAGCTGAAGATCAATGAGCTCAATCAAATCTTGAATCTTCTTTTCCATCTCTTTGATTTTTATCTCTTTTTCTTCTCTATAACGGAGATATTCATCCGTAATATTCATGGCTCCCAAAATAGCAACATTCGTTGAAGCAACCGATTTCGTACTTTGAAGCACTTCATTAATTCGATCATTTACAAAATTGGCAACACGCGAAACATAATCTTCAGTTGACGCACTCCGAACTTGAAGTTTCTGTCCCATAATCGAAACTTCAATCGGTTTGCGAATAGCAGGTCGCTTTAACTCGTCTCTTTTTAGTTCATCCATAAAAGCATGATAGAAGTGGTAGTTTGCCAAGTCAAGTAGGAAGGAGAGAGAAAACAATTTCTCGCTTCACCACATCGACGGTTTGAATTTTAATTTTTATTCGATCCCCGATACGAAAACGGTTTTCCGGCCTTTTTCCATGAAGAACCATCCCCTTTTCATCAAAGACATAATGGTCTCCACGAAGTGATTGAAGAGGAACTAATCCCTCAACAAAGTACGCGATCAATTGAACAAAAAAACCGAACTTCGTGATATGAGAAACAACTCCTTCAAATTCTTCTCCAACGCGCTCGCGCATAAAAAAGGAGGCGTAGAGCTTTGCTGACTCTCGTTCTGCCTCCATTGAAACTCGCTCACGCTGAGATGCCTGCACTGAAGTTTCATGAAGAATGATATCAGGTATGCGAGTCGGTTTTGGTTCTGAAAATTTGAGCCCTTTTTTTAAGAGTCGATGAATCACTACATCGGGATATCGTCGAATCGGAGAAGTAAAATGACAATAGCATGAAGAGGCAAGCCCAAAGTGCCCACGATTTTCGTGACTGTAGACCGCCTTTGCCATCGAACGAAGAAGTTGATGATTGACCATTCGCTCTTCTGGCTTTCCTCGCAATGCTTCGACAATTTTTGCGAGACTCATCGGCGAAACACTCTTCTCCAAAAAGAAACGGTATCCTAAATTATGAAGCAGAATGGAAAACTCCCGAAGTTTTCTGGGCTCGGGAGCTTCATGAATGCGATAAATACACCCCTGTCTCTTTTCGGTTAAAAATTCTGCAACAGCTTCATTCGCAGCGATCATAAATTCTTCGATCATCATATGACCAATATGCCGCTCAGCTTTGACAATTTCTTCAATGGCACCTTGAAGATCGAGAACAATTTCTGGTTCTGGCAAATCAAAATCAATGGATCCGCGCTTCAGCCGTTTCCGACGCAGTCGTTCAAAACATGCTTTCATCGTTTCGAGGGGATCGATAAGGTCGCCGACTGCATCTCGTGCTGATTTTTTCTTCTCCAAAAAAATGCGCTTGATATCCGTATAGGTCATGCGACGGCGACTACGAATCACACTCACACTAAATGCGCGATCGACGACTTCACCCTGTTCATTAATATCCATTCTTGCAGTCATCGTCAGACGATCTTCGTTCGCTCTCAGACTACACAAATCATTCGAAAGTTTTTCCGGAAGCATCGGAAGACACGTTCCAGGAAGATAGACCGAGGTGGCACGTTTATAGGCTTCGTGATCCAGATCCGTCCCGGGGAGAACAAAATGGGAAACGTCAGCGATGGAAACCCAGAGTCGAATAATGTTGTCATTGATCCACTCCGCAGTCACCGCATCATCAAAGTCTTTGGCAGTCTCACCATCAATC encodes:
- a CDS encoding ribonuclease Y, which translates into the protein MELWIVAIVFIASLGIGVGLGIFFRNRIGKTKLHDAKQRVEEILKDAGAKADSIRKEAELEAKEAQLKAKEVLEREMQRRQEEFHQTEKRLQTKEDALEKRFETLEKKGDELKSKEQSLTDRQRHAEGLEKRYADLVSEIKKSLERVSGLSAEDAKRELKDALLEEVKRDAAKRIQEIEQQVKEDADKKAKHIISIAIERLASEYSAERTVSVVQLPNDEMKGRIIGREGRNIRALEAATGVDIMIDDTPEAVIISGFNPVRREIARLTLVNLIADGRIHPTRIEEMVAKVTKEVETSMKETGEKVCLDLNITNMHLELMKLLGALKYRFSYAQNILQHSIEVAHICGMMAAELGLNQQTAKRAALLHDIGKAVSHEAEGGHALVGMEYCKKYGEASDIYHAVGAHHEDIPQETALDLLVDAADALSGARPGARREVLEAYVKRIEELERISTSFKGVEKAYAIQAGREIRVMVQNEQLNDAESLVLCKDIAKKIEEEMTYPGQIKVTVIREIRSTEYAK
- a CDS encoding ribonuclease R — encoded protein: MKKAQLQGILRLHRDGYGFVEPMNVDKDQDDIFIPARYVGGALHTDLVEVELQTYKGKQEGKIVAVVERRVHQLIARLEKVGKSYRAISSDERVQHQILIAHEKVNGAHHGENVIVRITRYPDEKQTMEGEVVEVLGERGGLATELLAVIVRHQLPREFPQKVTHEAEEKKMLPRHLEGREDLRHLPFVTIDGETAKDFDDAVTAEWINDNIIRLWVSIADVSHFVLPGTDLDHEAYKRATSVYLPGTCLPMLPEKLSNDLCSLRANEDRLTMTARMDINEQGEVVDRAFSVSVIRSRRRMTYTDIKRIFLEKKKSARDAVGDLIDPLETMKACFERLRRKRLKRGSIDFDLPEPEIVLDLQGAIEEIVKAERHIGHMMIEEFMIAANEAVAEFLTEKRQGCIYRIHEAPEPRKLREFSILLHNLGYRFFLEKSVSPMSLAKIVEALRGKPEERMVNHQLLRSMAKAVYSHENRGHFGLASSCYCHFTSPIRRYPDVVIHRLLKKGLKFSEPKPTRIPDIILHETSVQASQRERVSMEAERESAKLYASFFMRERVGEEFEGVVSHITKFGFFVQLIAYFVEGLVPLQSLRGDHYVFDEKGMVLHGKRPENRFRIGDRIKIKIQTVDVVKREIVFSLLPT